In one window of Tripterygium wilfordii isolate XIE 37 chromosome 1, ASM1340144v1, whole genome shotgun sequence DNA:
- the LOC119992881 gene encoding pheophytinase, chloroplastic, which yields MEVSSYNFTPCCQVVNFSSKLVERTSFSHQLKLSPIGKFRILCTSIDSRNGSLRFSSISKLYLKNTNNSEGSRAVNALGGSKRINFKALSGSYDGYVIDGKEDARNISVGEESVSKVLIPGLPDESSGESCASISSCFWEWKPKLNVHYEKAGCENVKSPPVLFLPGFGVGSFHYEKQLKDLGRDYRVWAIDFLGQGMSLPVEDPTPRSKEDVVSAEEDVLWGFGEKTETWANELVYSVDLWQDQVCDFIEQVIGEPVYIVGNSLGGFVALYFAACKPELVKGVTLLNATPFWGFLPNPTRSPRLARIFPSSGTFPLPEGVRKVTEVVWQKISDPKSIAEILKQVYADHSTNVDKVFSRILEITQHPAAAASLASILLAPQGRLSFRESLSRCKANDIPISLMYGKEDPWVRPVWGRQVKRQLPEAPYYEISPAGHCPHDEVPEVVNYLLRGWIKNLESQGLVALPLLEDCESTQYSIARELEFIREGSRKSVSVRIQGSSFSFWNGVSSYFQSRFGKLETKS from the exons ATGGAAGTTTCCTCATACAATTTCACACCATGCTGTCAAGTTGTCAACTTTAGCTCGAAATTGGTTGAGAGGACCTCTTTTTCTCACCAACTGAAACTCTCTCCTATTGGTAAATTTAGAATTTTGTGTACCAGCATCGATTCCAGAAATGGGTCTCTACGGTTTTCTAGTATTAGTAAGCTTTACTTGAAGAATACCAATAATAGTGAAGGTTCTAGGGCAGTCAATGCCCTTGGAGGGTCTAAACGTATTAATTTTAAGGCATTAAGTGGAAGCTACGATGGTTATGTGATTGATGGGAAAGAGGATGCAAGAAATATTTCAGTAGGTGAGGAATCAGTCTCCAAGGTTTTGATTCCTGGACTGCCCGATGAATCTAGTGGCGAGAGTTGTGCTTCCATTAGTAGCTGTTTTTGGGAGTGGAAGCCTAAACTTAATGTGCATTATGAAAAAGCTGGATGTGAGAATGTGAAATCACCACCAGTGCTGTTTCTTCCTGGATTTGGTGTTGGCTCCTTTCATTATGAGAAGCAGTTGAAAGATTTGGGCCGTGATTATAGAGTGTGGGCAATTGATTTTCTTGGGCAGGGTATGTCATTGCCAGTTGAGGATCCCACTCCAAGATCTAAGGAAGATGTTGTCTCTGCAGAGGAGGATGTGTTATGGGGCTTCGGAGAGAAAACTGAAACTTGGGCTAATGAGCTTGTTTACTCTGTGGATTTATGGCAGGATCAAGTTTGCGATTTCATAGAACAG GTCATTGGCGAACCTGTTTATATTGTGGGGAACTCCCTAGGAGGATTTGTTGCTTTATACTTCGCAGCATGCAAACCTGAATTGGTAAAGGGTGTTACATTGCTTAATGCAACCCCTTTTTGGGGGTTTTTGCCTAATCCTACACGATCTCCACGACTGGCTAGAATATTTCCATCGTCCGGAACATTTCCTCTGCCTGAAGGTGTGAGAAAGGTCACAGAAGTTGT TTGGCAGAAAATAAGCGATCCTAAAAGTATTGCAGAGATACTTAAACAGGTTTATGCAGATCATTCTACAAATGTTGACAAAGTCTTTTCTCGTATTCTTGAGATAACTCAACatcctgctgctgctgcttcacTTGCCTCAATTTTGCTTGCTCCTCAGGGGAGATTATCCTTCCGGGAATCCTTATCTAG GTGTAAAGCGAACGATATTCCCATCTCTCTGATGTACGGAAAAGAGGACCCCTGGGTGAGACCTGTGTGGGGCCGTCAGGTGAAACGCCAGCTACCTGAAGCCCCGTATTATGAGATCAGCCCTGCAGGCCACTGCCCTCACGATGAAGTTCCTGAG GTCGTGAATTATTTACTGCGGGGATGGATTAAAAACCTGGAATCCCAGGGCTTGGTTGCATTACCGCTACTTGAGGACTGTGAAAGTACTCAATATTCCATTGCCAGAGAATTGGAATTTATCAGAGAAGGATCAAGAAAATCGGTGAGCGTACGAATCCAAGGATCCAGTTTCTCATTCTGGAATGGTGTAAGCTCTTATTTCCAGTCTCGTTTTGGAAAATTAGAAACCAAATCATGA